The Pseudanabaena galeata CCNP1313 genome segment CATGAAAATCTTGACCATTCATAGATCCACTGATTTCTGCTTTAACGGTTACAGTAGCTAAATTTTCAAAAGTTTCAATGATTTGGTCTGTGAAAGTGATGCTGTGGAAGATGACCATTTTATTTCTATGCGCTTCTAAGTCATCAGATTTTGATGCTACAGATCCGTCTAGAAAAACAAATTGCAACTGATTAGAAATTAATTCATTCAGTGTATTTACATCATTAGCGAGTTGAGCTTTGCGGATACGCTCTTCCAGATCTTGAATTGTTTTTTCCATATTCATCTTTTTAGGTTATTCCGTAATGCTTTGACTTTGATCTTCGTGATAAGTGCAATTTCCTGAATTACCAAGCCTTAGTAGCTAAAGTCTGAGTTGATTGCTGAAATCTTGTAAATACAAAGTTCCCAATCCAGCGTGTCTCTCAGTGAGTAAAGGAAAAAAGTAGTTTTTAAATTCCTGCTTTTGTAAGGAACTGCTTTACTGTTACTTTTAAATCTGGGAATAACTCATCAGTTAATAGTCGATCACCTTGATAAGTCTCTGGAGGGCGATCGGGATAAAACACCGTTAAGGTTTTTCCCATTGGATCGATAACCCATACTCTTAATACTCCAGATTTCAGATAATCCCCAGCCTTTGCCACAAACTCCCGAAACGTTTGTCCTTCTGACATAATCTCAATGACTAATTCAGGCGGTACTGGGCACA includes the following:
- a CDS encoding nuclear transport factor 2 family protein, coding for MEKTIQDLEERIRKAQLANDVNTLNELISNQLQFVFLDGSVASKSDDLEAHRNKMVIFHSITFTDQIIETFENLATVTVKAEISGSMNGQDFHGYYRYGRTWAMLNGQWQLIAGNVVQLPDSHN